The genomic segment CCTTCTTCTAAAAGCCTTCCAGTTTCCCTTATTGGGTCTTTAGACTTAACTGGTTCTCCAGTATTTGTTATCAGATACGCTTTTGGCCCACAATCTGGGCATGCAACTGTCTGGGCATGAAATCTGCGATTTAATGGGTCGGCATATTCTTTGGCGCATGTTTCACACATGGGAAACTGGTTCATTGTAGTGTTGAGTCTGTCGTAAGGCAGACTGTTGATTATGGTGTATCGTGGTCCACAGTCTGTGCAGGTTGTAAAAAAATAGTTGAAACGCCTGTTTTTGGGGTCACGCATCTCTTGCAAACATTCATCACAGATCGAAACGTCCGGAGGAATCACTGACCCAGAAAGTTCAGTTGCCCCTGAGCTTTTGCTTATTTCAAAGTCTGAAAATCCTTTTTCTTGGGTTTTGTAGTTTACCTTGGTGCTGTAAATTTGGGACAGAATGGGTTTTTTTGTTTCCAAATCTTTCAGGAACTGTTTGATGTCTGCTTGGTTTCCCTCCACAACAATTTTGACGCCTGCGTCGCCCCTGTTTCGCACAAAGCCTGTTAGTCTGTTGTTTACTGCTGTTCGGTAGATGAATGGGCGAAAACCAACGCCCTGAACTATGCCGCTGACCAGTATTTCGGCACGCAAAGGCTTGCAAAACTCCCTGTGAACTAGAAAAACTGTTTCTTTTGGGCAACTAATAAAGGGAATCA from the Candidatus Bathyarchaeum sp. genome contains:
- a CDS encoding acylphosphatase; the encoded protein is MRAEILVSGIVQGVGFRPFIYRTAVNNRLTGFVRNRGDAGVKIVVEGNQADIKQFLKDLETKKPILSQIYSTKVNYKTQEKGFSDFEISKSSGATELSGSVIPPDVSICDECLQEMRDPKNRRFNYFFTTCTDCGPRYTIINSLPYDRLNTTMNQFPMCETCAKEYADPLNRRFHAQTVACPDCGPKAYLITNTGEPVKSKDPIRETGRLLEEG